From the genome of Bradyrhizobium sp. SZCCHNS1050, one region includes:
- a CDS encoding saccharopine dehydrogenase family protein, whose product MTSAKFDIVVYGATGFTGQLVAEYLAARGSGEAKLTWAMAGRSRDKLAKVRDAVGAPPDLPLIVADSSDPGSIRTMVDQARLVLTTVGPYQLYGADVLAACVAAGTDYVDLCGEPLWMRQMIEKHRDEAEHSGARILFSCGFDSVPFELGVLFVQQQAKQVLGAPQPRVKGRIRGMSGSLSGGTSASAKATAAALTADLSLVAIMKDPFALTPGFTGPKQPPANRPIYEEDLQSWAAPFAMALVNTRNVHRANVLMGFPYGQDFVYDEMVLTGDGEEGQANAKLVMAANAEKTGPNAPKVGEGPSKEMRDNGYFDLSYVAVSPDGRRVCASVKGKGDPGYGLTARMISECAIGLQRDGAVVKGGFWTPGAALGDSLIKRLVDHAGLTFTVED is encoded by the coding sequence ATGACGTCGGCTAAATTCGACATCGTCGTTTATGGTGCAACCGGTTTCACCGGCCAACTCGTGGCCGAGTATCTCGCCGCGCGCGGTAGCGGCGAAGCCAAGCTGACCTGGGCCATGGCTGGGCGCAGCCGCGACAAGCTCGCCAAGGTGCGCGATGCGGTCGGAGCGCCGCCTGATCTGCCGCTGATCGTGGCCGATTCCAGCGACCCCGGCTCCATTCGCACGATGGTCGATCAGGCTAGACTGGTGTTGACTACGGTCGGACCCTATCAGCTCTACGGGGCCGATGTGCTCGCCGCCTGCGTCGCTGCGGGGACCGATTATGTCGATCTCTGTGGCGAGCCGCTGTGGATGCGCCAGATGATCGAGAAGCATCGAGATGAGGCGGAGCACAGCGGTGCAAGAATCCTGTTCTCGTGTGGCTTCGACTCGGTGCCGTTCGAGCTCGGCGTGCTGTTCGTGCAGCAGCAGGCAAAACAGGTGCTAGGTGCGCCACAGCCGCGCGTGAAGGGGCGCATTCGCGGCATGAGCGGCTCGCTGTCGGGCGGCACTTCGGCGAGCGCCAAGGCAACAGCGGCGGCATTGACCGCCGATTTGAGCCTTGTGGCGATCATGAAGGACCCGTTCGCGCTGACGCCGGGATTCACCGGCCCGAAGCAGCCACCGGCCAACCGACCGATCTATGAGGAGGATCTCCAGTCTTGGGCCGCGCCGTTTGCAATGGCGCTGGTCAACACACGCAACGTCCATCGTGCCAACGTGCTGATGGGTTTTCCGTACGGGCAGGACTTTGTCTACGACGAAATGGTGCTGACGGGCGATGGAGAGGAAGGCCAAGCCAACGCCAAGTTGGTCATGGCGGCAAATGCCGAGAAGACCGGCCCGAATGCGCCCAAGGTCGGGGAGGGGCCCTCGAAGGAGATGCGGGACAACGGATACTTCGACCTGTCGTACGTCGCAGTGTCTCCCGACGGACGGCGCGTTTGCGCGTCGGTGAAAGGGAAGGGCGATCCCGGCTACGGTCTGACGGCGAGGATGATCAGCGAATGCGCCATCGGCCTGCAGCGCGATGGTGCCGTTGTGAAGGGCGGTTTCTGGACGCCCGGCGCCGCGCTCGGCGACAGCTTGATCAAGCGGCTGGTCGACCACGCCGGCCTGACGTTCACGGTGGAGGATTAG
- a CDS encoding O-antigen ligase family protein, with protein sequence MAVTAAAEEFASRPMAPPGVVALQRTLVWLVGVSGAIVFIEPSPYELVTLASAAVFFATGIRLRLVFLPLLLLLVLVNLGYTISAIPLLDDSKIATWIATSWYMAFTAIFIAMLTSDDTEARLDMLRRGLVMGGAIAALAGVAGYFHLVPGGYDLLTLYGRARGTFKDPNVLGAFLILPALLALQNVVTARFAATLRASFALGVMALAILLAFSRAAWGGLVLTAAFMLAMMVLTSQTRGERSRIIFMTLAAAVAGIVLIGVLLSIDSIADMFKQRASFDQSYDEGRFGRFGRHILGADMALDLPFGIGPLQFHNYFPEDTHNSYLNAFMSGGWLSGICYPALVFTTVILGFRYLFVRVPWQRTYIAVFSAFLGTVGESFIIDTDHWRHFFLMLGTMWGMIAATRAHQAEANRSAGIGPHIAAY encoded by the coding sequence ATGGCCGTGACGGCAGCAGCCGAAGAGTTCGCATCCAGGCCGATGGCCCCTCCGGGCGTCGTCGCCCTGCAGCGCACGCTGGTCTGGCTGGTCGGGGTCTCCGGCGCCATCGTGTTCATCGAACCGAGCCCCTATGAGCTCGTCACGCTCGCCTCCGCCGCGGTGTTCTTCGCGACCGGCATCAGGCTGCGCCTCGTCTTCCTGCCGCTCCTCCTGTTGCTGGTCCTGGTCAATCTCGGCTACACGATCAGCGCGATACCGCTGCTCGACGATTCCAAGATCGCGACCTGGATCGCCACCTCCTGGTACATGGCGTTCACGGCGATCTTCATTGCCATGCTCACGTCGGACGACACCGAAGCGCGGCTCGACATGCTCCGGCGCGGCCTCGTGATGGGCGGCGCGATCGCGGCCCTCGCGGGTGTCGCCGGCTACTTCCATCTGGTGCCCGGTGGCTACGATCTCCTCACCTTGTATGGCCGCGCGCGCGGCACGTTCAAGGACCCCAACGTGCTCGGCGCGTTCTTGATCCTGCCGGCGCTGCTCGCGCTGCAGAACGTCGTGACCGCCCGCTTCGCCGCGACATTGCGCGCCAGCTTTGCGCTCGGCGTGATGGCGCTCGCCATCCTGCTCGCCTTCTCGCGCGCGGCCTGGGGCGGCCTCGTCCTCACCGCCGCCTTCATGCTGGCAATGATGGTGCTCACCAGCCAGACGCGGGGCGAGCGCTCCCGCATCATCTTCATGACGTTGGCGGCCGCCGTGGCCGGCATCGTCCTGATCGGCGTTCTGCTCTCGATCGATTCCATCGCCGACATGTTCAAGCAGCGGGCAAGCTTCGACCAGAGCTATGACGAGGGCCGGTTCGGACGCTTCGGACGCCACATTCTCGGCGCCGACATGGCGCTCGACCTGCCGTTCGGGATCGGGCCGCTGCAGTTCCACAACTACTTCCCCGAGGACACCCACAACTCCTATCTGAACGCCTTCATGTCGGGTGGCTGGCTGTCCGGCATCTGCTATCCCGCGCTGGTGTTCACCACTGTCATTCTCGGCTTCCGCTATCTGTTCGTGCGCGTGCCCTGGCAGCGCACCTACATCGCGGTATTCTCGGCGTTCCTCGGCACCGTCGGCGAAAGCTTCATCATCGACACCGACCACTGGCGGCATTTCTTCCTGATGCTCGGCACGATGTGGGGCATGATCGCCGCCACGCGCGCCCATCAGGCCGAGGCGAACCGATCCGCAGGGATCGGCCCGCACATCGCAGCCTACTAA
- a CDS encoding glycosyltransferase family 4 protein — MFRHILDLANGQVDRGHDVGIIADSLTGGERADAALAQIAPRLTLGVHRVPIHREPWPSDILALSRFHRLSRALAPDVLHGHGAKAGAFVRLLPHRPGTIRIYTPHGGSLHYPLDTLKGALYGRLERALMNRTDLFLFESAFARDTYERMIGHPNGLVNCVFNGVTAGEFDPVTPAQDQTDLAYVGEFRHIKGTDLLIDAVAQLRSRGRPLTLTLGGDGEEMSKLKAQVERLGLAAAVRFIGHVKARDGFSKGRLLVVPSRGDSMPYVVIEAGAAGVPMIAARVGGIPEIFGAHDDAMFMPGNATALADAIAAALDDPATAQLRAKALRERIFQHFSQKAMVEGVLDSYREAFTKT, encoded by the coding sequence ATCTTTCGGCACATCCTCGACCTTGCCAACGGCCAGGTCGATCGCGGGCATGACGTGGGCATCATTGCGGACAGCCTGACCGGCGGCGAACGCGCCGATGCCGCGCTGGCCCAGATCGCGCCTCGCCTGACACTCGGCGTGCACCGCGTTCCCATTCATCGGGAGCCTTGGCCGAGCGACATTCTGGCACTCAGCCGATTCCATCGCCTCTCCCGCGCGCTCGCCCCCGACGTGCTGCACGGCCACGGCGCCAAAGCCGGCGCGTTCGTACGCCTGCTGCCGCATCGGCCAGGAACGATCCGCATCTACACGCCTCACGGCGGCTCGCTGCACTACCCGCTCGACACGCTCAAAGGCGCGCTGTATGGCCGGCTTGAACGTGCGCTGATGAACCGGACGGATCTCTTCCTGTTCGAGAGCGCCTTCGCCCGCGATACCTATGAGCGCATGATCGGCCATCCCAACGGATTGGTGAATTGCGTCTTCAACGGCGTCACTGCAGGCGAATTCGACCCGGTCACGCCGGCTCAGGACCAGACCGACCTGGCTTATGTCGGAGAGTTCAGGCACATCAAGGGCACGGATCTGCTGATCGACGCTGTCGCGCAGTTGCGCTCCCGTGGCCGGCCGCTGACGCTGACCTTGGGCGGCGACGGCGAGGAGATGTCGAAGCTCAAAGCTCAGGTCGAACGCCTCGGTCTTGCGGCCGCAGTGCGTTTCATCGGCCATGTGAAGGCCCGCGACGGATTTTCCAAAGGACGACTGCTCGTCGTTCCATCGCGTGGCGATTCAATGCCCTATGTCGTGATCGAGGCGGGAGCCGCTGGGGTTCCGATGATCGCGGCGAGGGTCGGCGGCATCCCCGAGATCTTCGGGGCGCACGACGACGCGATGTTCATGCCAGGCAACGCGACCGCGCTGGCCGACGCCATCGCAGCCGCACTGGACGATCCGGCTACCGCGCAGCTGCGCGCCAAGGCGCTGCGCGAGCGGATCTTCCAGCATTTCTCGCAGAAGGCGATGGTCGAAGGCGTGCTCGACAGCTACCGCGAGGCGTTTACCAAGACCTGA
- a CDS encoding undecaprenyl-phosphate glucose phosphotransferase yields MLDAAAATAASTAAADKPAVERRRRLSPAALAVANQKVHRAYSPIVLAGIVRITDFVLLSVVGSVVYFGYVVPLSGFHWEYLVAIVGLAVSAVVCFQAADIYQIQVFRAQVRQMTRMISSYCFVFLLFIGLSFFAKIGSEVSRLWLAAFFFVGLGALIASRVVLRNLIRSWARQGRLDRRTIIVGADQSGEDLVRALKAQDDSEIEILGVFDDRNDSRSLEACAGAPKLGKVDDIVEFARRTRVDLVLFALPISAETRILDMLKKLWVLPVDIRLSAHTNKLRFRPRSYSYLGAVPTLDVFEAPITDWDLVMKMLFDRLVGGLILLLALPVMALVALAIKLDSPGPVLFRQKRFGFNNERIDVFKFRSLYHHQADPTASKVVTKNDPRVTRVGRFIRKTSLDELPQLFNVVFKGNLSLVGPRPHAVQGKLQNRMFDEAVDGYFARHRVKPGITGWAQINGWRGEIDNQEKIQKRVEFDLYYIENWSVLFDLYILLKTPLALMTKSENAY; encoded by the coding sequence ATGTTGGATGCTGCTGCGGCCACGGCCGCATCGACGGCCGCGGCAGACAAGCCGGCCGTTGAACGGCGTCGCCGCCTGTCGCCGGCGGCCCTGGCGGTCGCCAATCAGAAGGTTCACCGCGCCTACTCTCCGATCGTCCTCGCCGGCATCGTCCGCATCACCGATTTCGTGCTGCTGAGCGTCGTCGGCAGCGTCGTCTATTTCGGCTACGTGGTTCCGCTCAGCGGCTTCCATTGGGAGTATCTCGTTGCCATCGTCGGCCTCGCCGTGAGCGCCGTGGTGTGCTTCCAGGCCGCCGACATCTACCAGATCCAGGTCTTCCGCGCCCAGGTGCGGCAGATGACCCGGATGATCTCGTCCTACTGCTTCGTGTTCCTGCTGTTCATAGGACTGTCCTTCTTCGCCAAGATCGGCAGCGAAGTCTCCCGTCTCTGGCTCGCCGCGTTCTTCTTCGTGGGGCTCGGCGCGCTGATCGCGAGCCGCGTCGTGCTGCGCAACCTGATCCGCAGCTGGGCCAGGCAAGGACGTCTCGATCGACGGACCATCATCGTCGGAGCCGACCAGAGCGGCGAGGACCTGGTGCGTGCGCTGAAGGCGCAGGACGACTCCGAGATCGAGATCCTCGGCGTGTTCGACGACCGCAACGACTCGCGATCGCTCGAGGCCTGCGCCGGTGCGCCGAAGCTCGGCAAGGTCGACGATATCGTCGAGTTTGCCCGCCGCACCCGCGTCGACCTGGTGCTGTTCGCGCTGCCGATCTCGGCGGAGACCCGCATCCTGGACATGCTGAAGAAGCTGTGGGTGCTGCCGGTCGACATCCGCCTTTCGGCCCATACCAACAAGCTGCGTTTCCGTCCGCGTTCCTATTCCTATCTCGGTGCGGTCCCGACGCTCGACGTGTTCGAGGCGCCGATCACCGACTGGGATCTGGTGATGAAAATGCTGTTCGATCGACTGGTCGGCGGCCTCATCCTGCTGCTCGCACTGCCGGTGATGGCGCTGGTTGCGCTTGCGATCAAGCTCGACAGCCCGGGACCGGTGCTGTTCCGGCAGAAGCGGTTCGGCTTCAACAACGAGCGCATCGACGTCTTCAAGTTCCGGTCGCTCTATCACCATCAGGCTGATCCCACGGCGTCCAAGGTCGTCACCAAGAACGATCCACGTGTGACCCGCGTCGGCCGCTTCATCCGCAAGACCAGCCTCGATGAGCTGCCGCAACTGTTCAACGTGGTGTTCAAGGGCAACCTCTCGCTGGTCGGTCCGCGGCCGCACGCCGTGCAGGGCAAATTGCAGAACCGGATGTTCGACGAGGCCGTCGACGGCTACTTCGCGCGCCACCGCGTCAAGCCGGGGATCACTGGATGGGCCCAGATCAACGGCTGGCGCGGCGAGATCGACAACCAGGAGAAGATCCAGAAGCGAGTCGAGTTCGACCTCTACTACATCGAGAACTGGTCCGTGCTGTTCGACCTCTACATCCTGCTCAAGACGCCGCTGGCGCTGATGACCAAGAGCGAGAACGCCTATTGA
- a CDS encoding GNAT family N-acetyltransferase: MTMAAVIESRTAQAPARRLPSGLARVDIVSDLAAAEPVWRALEVPEHVSTPYQRFDLLGAWQRDVGAREHATPFIVIGRDAEQRPLLLLPLTLRHARGVRIARGVRIATFMGGKHTTFNMPLMDREFAARASAGDLDVLLAGLRDRGGVDLLALTQQPERWRDLANPLAQWPHQPSVNDCPVLLMPPGAAPTALLSNSFRKRLKSKEKKLQALPGYRYMVASSDAEIAELLDWFFRTKPIRMAEQRLPNVFAEPGIEAFVRSACMGKLDCGHRAIDIHALRCDDEIIALFAGVADGARFSMMFNTYTLSENARWSPGLILMRSIIDHYAQQDFRALDLGIGSDDYKRMFCKDDEPIFDSFMPLTARGRVAATTMAAVGRAKHAVKHSPALFRLAQQLRGALQSRGGAAKADERAED, translated from the coding sequence ATGACCATGGCCGCCGTGATCGAGAGCCGGACGGCGCAGGCGCCCGCGCGGCGGCTGCCGTCGGGGCTCGCGCGGGTCGACATCGTGTCCGATCTGGCTGCCGCCGAGCCGGTCTGGCGCGCGCTCGAAGTCCCCGAACATGTCTCGACGCCCTACCAGCGCTTCGACCTGCTCGGCGCATGGCAGCGCGACGTCGGCGCGCGCGAACATGCGACGCCGTTCATCGTCATCGGGCGTGATGCCGAGCAACGCCCGCTGCTGCTGCTGCCGCTGACGTTGCGGCACGCCCGCGGCGTGCGCATCGCCCGCGGCGTGCGCATCGCCACCTTCATGGGCGGCAAGCATACGACCTTCAACATGCCGCTGATGGATCGCGAATTCGCCGCGCGCGCCAGCGCCGGCGATCTCGACGTCCTGCTCGCAGGGCTGCGCGATCGCGGCGGTGTCGACCTGCTCGCCTTGACACAGCAGCCGGAGCGCTGGCGCGATCTCGCCAATCCGCTGGCGCAATGGCCGCACCAGCCGTCGGTGAACGACTGTCCGGTGCTGTTGATGCCGCCGGGGGCTGCGCCGACGGCGCTGTTGTCGAATTCGTTCCGAAAGCGGCTGAAGAGCAAGGAAAAGAAGCTGCAGGCGCTGCCCGGCTACCGCTACATGGTCGCAAGCAGCGACGCCGAGATCGCCGAGCTGCTCGACTGGTTCTTCCGCACCAAGCCGATCCGAATGGCCGAGCAGAGGCTGCCGAACGTATTCGCCGAGCCCGGCATCGAGGCATTCGTGCGAAGCGCCTGTATGGGAAAGCTCGACTGCGGGCATCGCGCCATCGATATCCACGCGCTGCGCTGCGACGACGAGATCATCGCATTGTTTGCCGGCGTCGCCGACGGGGCGCGCTTCTCGATGATGTTCAACACCTATACGTTGTCGGAGAATGCGCGCTGGAGCCCCGGCCTGATCCTGATGCGCTCGATCATCGATCACTACGCGCAACAGGATTTTCGTGCCCTCGATCTCGGCATCGGATCGGACGACTACAAGCGGATGTTCTGCAAGGATGACGAGCCGATCTTCGACAGCTTCATGCCGTTGACCGCGCGGGGTCGCGTCGCCGCGACGACGATGGCTGCGGTTGGACGGGCCAAGCATGCCGTCAAGCACAGCCCTGCCCTGTTCCGTCTGGCGCAACAGCTGCGCGGCGCGCTGCAATCGCGTGGCGGCGCCGCCAAGGCTGACGAGAGGGCCGAAGATTAG
- a CDS encoding lipopolysaccharide biosynthesis protein, whose amino-acid sequence MRLAFWRAGEKTQVDGASVRPVTGSPSSAEPGPAGDLDLRLVGRALARKRGFILLPTLLALVLSITAVNMITPRYKSEARILIDGRENVFVRPNGERTEERTALDAEAVTSQVQLVLSRDLARDIIAKNRLGELPEFDPVLRGVSPLKSVLAMVGLVKDPLAMTPDERVMDAYYERLTVYAVDKSRVLVVEFQSQDPALAAKVANSIADGYLVVQQNARQAQAKSASQWLAGEIQGLRKKVEEAESRVEEFRAKSNSFMGTNNTSLSNQQMGEVNTQLNNARALKSDAETKARLIREMLQSGQPIEASEVLNSELMRRLSEQRVSLRAQLAEQSSTLLDNHPRIKELKAQLADLDRQIRDEAGKISRSLDSDARIADGRVQMLSQSLDQAKKQATSTNGLDVQLRALERDAKSQRDLLESYLAKYREANTRESLDTPPADGRIISRAVLSNTPAYPKKLPIVLIATLATLMLTSGVVITGELLRLTAPRAVGPAAPAMSSMADVMVLAARVEPMIAPRTVSASPAVAPPSTPAPVEAARPASVPPPPTAMQPAEAPSAEPVKPAPPPPNETEQLAADLLGAGEGARKVTVLGTVGGEAVTSTALAIARTMAAQARVVLVDLAGSPQLLAGVSVDPAAPGLIELMLGEASFASIITKDQASRLHIVNAGRPGADRSQLQSPRLALAIDALLRVYDHVLLDAGNASDLPAELLTAGARAVVVPDPKMAAEARSQMGEQLREVGFGAVTMLKAPAGGANRNQPGPRGVAA is encoded by the coding sequence ATGCGGTTGGCGTTCTGGCGTGCCGGCGAGAAGACACAGGTTGACGGAGCCTCCGTCCGACCCGTGACAGGCTCGCCATCGTCGGCGGAGCCGGGCCCGGCCGGCGATCTCGATCTCCGGCTGGTCGGCCGCGCCTTGGCACGAAAGCGTGGCTTCATTCTTTTGCCGACGCTGCTCGCTCTCGTTCTGTCGATCACCGCGGTCAACATGATCACGCCGCGCTACAAGTCCGAAGCGCGGATCCTGATCGACGGACGCGAGAACGTGTTCGTGCGGCCGAACGGGGAGCGTACCGAAGAGCGGACGGCACTCGATGCCGAGGCGGTCACGAGCCAGGTGCAACTGGTCCTGTCGCGAGATCTGGCGCGCGACATTATCGCGAAGAACAGGTTGGGCGAGCTGCCGGAGTTTGATCCCGTCCTGCGCGGCGTGTCGCCGCTGAAGTCGGTCTTGGCGATGGTCGGGCTCGTGAAGGATCCGCTTGCCATGACGCCGGACGAACGCGTCATGGATGCCTATTACGAACGCCTGACCGTCTACGCCGTCGACAAATCGCGCGTCCTCGTCGTCGAGTTCCAGTCGCAGGATCCGGCGCTTGCGGCGAAGGTCGCGAATTCGATCGCGGACGGCTATCTCGTTGTTCAGCAGAACGCTCGGCAGGCGCAGGCGAAGTCCGCCAGCCAGTGGCTGGCCGGGGAGATCCAGGGCCTGCGCAAGAAGGTCGAGGAGGCGGAATCGCGGGTCGAGGAGTTCCGCGCCAAGTCGAATTCGTTCATGGGGACCAACAACACCTCGCTGTCCAACCAGCAGATGGGCGAGGTCAATACCCAGCTCAACAATGCGCGCGCCTTGAAATCGGATGCCGAGACCAAGGCGCGGCTGATCCGCGAGATGCTGCAGAGCGGCCAGCCGATCGAGGCGTCCGAGGTGCTCAATTCGGAGCTGATGCGGCGCTTGTCGGAGCAGCGCGTGAGCCTGCGCGCGCAACTCGCGGAACAGTCGTCGACGCTGCTCGACAATCACCCGCGCATCAAGGAACTGAAGGCGCAACTGGCTGATCTCGACCGCCAGATCCGCGACGAGGCCGGCAAGATCTCCCGCTCGCTCGACAGCGACGCGCGTATCGCCGACGGGCGGGTGCAGATGCTGAGCCAGAGCCTCGATCAGGCCAAGAAGCAGGCCACCTCCACCAATGGCCTCGATGTCCAGCTGCGGGCGCTGGAGCGGGATGCCAAATCGCAGCGCGACCTGCTGGAATCGTATCTCGCCAAGTACCGCGAGGCGAACACCCGTGAGTCGCTCGACACCCCGCCCGCGGATGGGCGGATCATCTCGCGGGCGGTGCTGTCCAACACGCCGGCGTATCCGAAGAAGCTGCCGATCGTGCTGATCGCCACATTGGCGACCTTGATGCTGACCTCGGGCGTGGTCATCACCGGCGAGTTGCTGCGCCTCACGGCTCCGCGTGCGGTGGGCCCAGCCGCCCCGGCCATGAGCAGCATGGCCGATGTCATGGTGCTCGCGGCGCGGGTCGAGCCGATGATCGCCCCGCGTACGGTCTCCGCATCGCCGGCCGTTGCACCACCATCGACGCCGGCGCCGGTTGAGGCCGCGCGTCCGGCTTCGGTACCGCCGCCCCCCACCGCCATGCAGCCAGCCGAGGCGCCGTCGGCCGAGCCGGTCAAGCCGGCGCCGCCACCGCCGAACGAGACCGAGCAACTCGCAGCCGATCTGCTCGGCGCGGGCGAGGGCGCCCGCAAGGTCACCGTGCTCGGCACGGTCGGCGGCGAGGCCGTCACGTCCACTGCGCTCGCGATCGCCCGCACCATGGCGGCGCAGGCGCGCGTGGTGCTGGTCGACCTCGCCGGCAGCCCGCAACTGCTTGCAGGCGTCTCGGTCGATCCGGCCGCGCCCGGGCTGATCGAGCTGATGCTGGGCGAGGCATCGTTCGCGTCCATCATCACCAAGGACCAGGCCTCGCGGCTGCACATCGTCAATGCCGGCCGTCCCGGCGCCGACCGCAGCCAACTGCAATCGCCGCGGCTCGCGCTTGCGATCGACGCACTGTTGCGCGTCTACGACCACGTCCTGCTCGACGCTGGCAATGCATCCGACCTGCCGGCCGAGCTGCTGACCGCGGGCGCGCGCGCCGTCGTCGTGCCCGATCCCAAGATGGCCGCCGAGGCGCGCAGCCAGATGGGCGAGCAGCTGCGCGAGGTCGGTTTCGGCGCCGTCACCATGCTGAAGGCACCGGCCGGAGGCGCCAACCGCAACCAGCCGGGGCCGCGCGGCGTCGCCGCCTAA